A genome region from Paralichthys olivaceus isolate ysfri-2021 chromosome 6, ASM2471397v2, whole genome shotgun sequence includes the following:
- the krt8 gene encoding keratin, type II cytoskeletal 8 gives MSHYRQSYSVRSSSAPQNFSSSSYAGSSNVSRRSYGAKGSYGLGQSRGFGGPVITSSSAYSVSSGMGGAGMGMGYAGGMGGMGGMGGMGGQAPITAVTVNKSLLAPLNLQIDPNIQVVRTQEKEQIKGLNNRFASFIDKVRFLEQQNKMLETKWNLLQGQTTTRSNIDAMFEAYISNLRRQLDSLGNDKMKLEADLHNMQGLVEDFKNKYEDEINKRTECENDFVLIKKDVDEAYMNKVELEAKLESLTDEINFLRSIYEEELRELQSQIKDTSVIVEMDNSRNLDMDAIVAEVKAQYEDIANRTRAEAETWYKSKYEEMQTSASRYGDDLRSTKTEIADLNRMIQRLTSEIDAVKGQRANLEAQIAEAEERGEMAVKDAKARIRDLEDALQRAKQDMARQIREYQDLMNVKLALDIEIATYRKLLEGEEDRLASGIQAINISQQSTSYNAFPMDTMKSSYSSGVSSGFGSGYGSGYGSGYGSGYGSNVGGFSGSSSGGYSTTQARKNVVIKMIETKDGRVVSESSEVIED, from the exons ATGTCCCACTACAGGCAGAGTTACAGTGTGAGGTCTTCTTCCGCCCCACAGAACTTCAGCAGCAGTTCCTATGCTGGATCAAGCAATGTCTCACGCAGAAGCTACGGTGCCAAAGGCTCCTATGGACTAGGACAGAGCAGGGGCTTTGGAGGACCTGTCATCACCAGCAGCTCTGCCTACAGCGTGAGCTCAGGCATGGGTGGCGCAGGTATGGGAATGGGGTATGCTGGTGGCATGGGTGGCATGGGTGGCATGGGTGGCATGGGTGGCCAGGCCCCCATCACCGCTGTGACTGTGAACAAGAGTCTGCTGGCCCCCCTGAACCTCCAGATTGACCCCAACATCCAAGTCGTCCGCACCCAGGAGAAGGAGCAGATCAAGGGCCTCAACAACCGCTTTGCCTCCTTCATTGACAAG GTGCGCTTCTTGGAGCAGCAGAACAAAATGCTGGAGACCAAGTGGAACCTGTTGCAGGGGCAGACCACCACCCGCTCAAACATTGACGCCATGTTTGAGGCCTACATCTCCAACCTGCGCAGACAGCTGGACAGCCTGGGCAACGACAAGATGAAGCTGGAGGCTGACCTGCACAACATGCAGGGCCTGGTGGAGGACTTCAAGAACAA GTATGAAGATGAGATCAACAAGCGCACAGAGTGTGAGAATGACTTTGTCCTCATTAAGAAG GATGTTGATGAGGCCTACATGAATAAGGTTGAGTTGGAGGCCAAACTCGAGAGTCTGACAGATGAGATCAACTTCCTCCGGTCAATCTATGAGGAG GAACTGCGTGAGCTCCAGAGCCAGATCAAGGACACTTCAGTCATTGTGGAGATGGACAACAGCCGTAACCTGGACATGGATGCCATTGTGGCTGAGGTCAAGGCACAGTATGAAGACATTGCCAACCGCACCCGCGCTGAAGCAGAGACATGGTACAAGTCCAAG taTGAGGAGATGCAGACATCTGCTTCCAGATATGGAGATGACCTGAGAAGTACCAAGACAGAGATCGCAGACCTTAATCGCATGATCCAGAGACTCACATCAGAGATCGATGCTGTCAAGGGACAG CGTGCCAACCTGGAGGCCCAGATCGCAGAGGCTGAGGAGCGTGGTGAAATGGCAGTGAAGGATGCCAAGGCCCGTATCAGGGACCTAGAAGATGCCCTGCAGAGAGCCAAACAAGACATGGCCCGCCAGATCAGAGAATACCAGGACCTGATGAACGTCAAGCTGGCTCTGGACATTGAGATTGCAACCTACAGGAAACTGCttgaaggagaggaagacaggcTGGCGAGTGGCATTCAGGCTATCAACATCTCCCAACAGAGCA CGAGCTACAATGCTTTCCCCATGGACACCATGAAGAGCAGCTACTCCAGCGGTGTAAGCAGTGGATTTGGCAGTGGATATGGCAGTGGGTATGGCAGTGGGTATGGCAGTGGATATGGCAGCAACGTGGGTGGCTTCAGTGGCAGCAGTTCTGGTGGCTACAGCACTACCCAGGCCAGGAAGAATGTCGTTATCAAAATGATCGAGACCAAGGATGGCAGAGTGGTGTCTGAGTCCTCTGAGGTCATTGAGGATTGA